The Montipora foliosa isolate CH-2021 chromosome 6, ASM3666993v2, whole genome shotgun sequence genome includes the window CATTCCATGCAGACGCATCCGATAAAGCGCAATCTACTGAATGCTCGCGACCATAAGCAACATATGCCTTGTCagagagcaagtgaagatgatgTCGAttatgttgatgatgatgatcttaATGACCACGTGACAGTGACTTAAGCCAAAGCATTAGCCACTTTGGATGCTTTGCACCCGACAAGTTTTTCCTCTTTGGTATCATTTTTTCGGTTGTTTGTAAATAGTACAAAGCAAAAATATCTGAATCTTACAAAATTGCAAGGATGATGATAACGTTCTCCTTAATTGCAGGAAGGTATTGTCACATGTTTCTCTGTGTTCACTGTCTGAAGGAAAACGTCGCCTGCACTCAAAATGGTCAGTGTTGCAAAGGGCAGTGCACTTACGGTCGATGTAAAAAGGACGCGGCTGCAGGTGCTCCTGGGACATTTTGCGATCGACATGATGACTGTAGAGATCCTCCTGGAACATGTTGTGTGAGGTTCGTAACAAGCAACCCCCTCTAGGTTCGTCGGGAACTATGTACATTAAAGtacagagtgttttcacgtgacgtcacggcggccatgttggtgtccctaaacaaaggaacggcggccatgttggtgtccctaactAATCCTCCGCGAATTGAGCTCTTTTTCATGTATGTCTTAAGcttggtggaaaaacaaggttactgatcacatgagtgaaaacactctataggtaTGGTCGTGATTTTGTTAGCGAGAGATCGTGGCCTCTGGCAGAAAAGGCTTAAGATATCCAATTAAGTTTTAATACTCGGCCACTGACCATCTGGGAGACGGTAGATAACGAGTTCGCACATTATCCTACGAGAATATGATGTGATGGGATATGAAAAAGACATACCCTAAAACTGCAAAAATCGTTTTATATCCACATTAGCAATATATGACTTTCAAATATTCTCctacaaattttgtttatatGTAGCCCATTTAGATTGTGCATATTCTGCAAGAATCTGCAAACATTGTAAAGTAAAAGGACAGACCTCAGAGGATATGAAATGTCATATATTTGAAATGCGgaaggaaaatgaaatgaaagttaggaAGAACATTGCAGTTTGATAAGCAACTTAACTTcacataacaataataaaaatataaataataataataataataataataagtgttattattattattattattattattattattattattatcatcattattattattatcataataattattattatttgttagaGAGTCGGCTATCAATCCACATATATCGATTTGCAAACCTCCTCTGGAAGAAAATATGGTGTGTGGTCCAATCAACTTCTTCAAAAATGTCTACATTGGAGCTCAACTTCAACAGGCGTGCGGGCCATGCAAGGCGGGACTGGTCTGTAAGCAAGTTGGGTAAGTTTAAGTTATCTCAAATGCATCCTGATAAAAGAGCAAGACCAGGGAAAATGGGCGAGGAAGCCAATAACCTAAATCTCGGCAAATTAAAAACtgagaaaataaaatacatgtaaaagcttaaaatgaaaaaacagtTTCAATACTTGTTTGTCACCGTGTCAAATTTGTCTGAGTGACTCAGACAAATTTGACAATCATGATCCTTTTAATAGCAATTTCCCTCCTTTGTTATTTCGCTAATGAACCGCAAGGATCGCTATTAGATATGCAGGGAATGAAATGACAGAAATTATCGGAACTCTTTATGATACCAACAGCTGGCGGGAATGAAACTGTTTGCCATCTTTGGAGTCGAGTTTTTTATATGCCATCGCGAAATTACACTCAGATAAAAAAACGGACACCAAAGCGAGATTTGAACTCAGAGCCGCCAGATCTAGAAGCCGGCGACCTGACTTAAGCATTCGGCCAAATTGCCTCTCTCGCAAAAACGGTTCGCCCCTACTTCCAGATACGATTGAATTGAGTGAACGGGAGAACCTTGACTGCATATACTCCTTGTACAAAAGTTTCCTTGCAGTGCAACAGATGAATCTCTCTTCTAACAACTTTTGTCcttgttttaattttcagtATCTTTGGCGTACATGAGATTTGTGTGAAAGAGGACGACAAGAAATGATATTTATGGGAAAGGAAGTGCAATACATTTTTTTAACATCCATGGCTTACTAATGATGAATGGAGGCATGGATTAGATTTCTCACAAAATTATGGCTGTGCCAATAATTCACGCCTGCTCGAGTTTGATCATTGTACATTTGAGAAAAATCCGGCTGAGCATTTGAAATTACAGATCGTATGATATCTCAAGGACCAAAAATGGTGTAATGAATTTTCCACATTTTTTGGCTCTGTTTTTAATTTGGGAGGCCGTCTTCACTAGGACAACGTTGATGCAACATTTAATATTGTTAGTCTGGTACCATGTCAGTTTTCCGCTAAGACGTAGAAAAGTTGAGAACTAATTCAAATTCTTTCTTTGTCCGAACTGATCAACTGACATTTATCGCATGGCCAGTAAATTGAAAGACGTTTTTCTTTCACTACGTGATGATcttatttattagtttttgtaaAATAGTAGATAGATAGTACCTTAACTGGTTTTGTTCGTCGTCTGATGTTAATTTTGGTGAAAAGTATACAATAACAGTAATTATAAGAGGTAAATTAAACACAAAGGGTGGCTATCAGTGAAGGACAATAAATCACTTTTTCCTAATTAAAAAGATATACTTTTTACATAGTTTTTCAAACACGCTAGAGATGATAGTccgattcggctaactcaatgttgtacccaattcaaatcctttgggaataaaacgttttgttccaagtatttccgtATCATTTAAATGCggatgctacattatcatgcaaattcaacacacaaagaatcttaaccccgagaaatttgaattgggtacaaaattGAGTCAGCCGAACGAATCAGTCTATTGTGTCTCTACGATTAGTTAGCCCTCGGGGTCGACTGCAGTCCGTTTAGCATTTCGTCGTGTGTTATTCGGCAGGTGTTACGTTTTCATCTTCACTCTTGAACACGATAAATCTGTAGGTCAAGTTATGCCCCAGAGTTGAAGGGAACAGTCTTTGCCCCTGGACCATTTCCTATGCATAATTACAATGCATTAGGAATTTGCTGCTTTACGGTAGGTGATTGGCTCTGCTGCCTTCAGAGAAAGGGGAAGGGgaggattgggggggggggggggggtgaaggGGAGGAAGTGGAAAAAGGCCGCAATGCTGTTAGTGACTCACAAaacttaaaggcccaccttcaaccgacattCTTATCcgccgtttgtttttgttatggaactTCGCATTgctgaaaattgttccacggcacgcaatacctgtcggttgaaggtgggtcTTTAAACAGGGATAAGCAACGGCTGTTGGTCGCATACGGGTTGACTTTTACGTTTTTATTTCTCAAACACAAGAAATAAACAACGTAATTAACtcttttattccttttttccaTGCATTGCTTGCGGGGAGTAAAGATGGCCGGCCAAGGGGTGAGAACATTCGCCCCCAACCACCTTGCACAGCATTTTATGTCCACCTAGTTGTAGCCGTTCTGTGAGTCAGAGTCAAGCTTATGTGCGCTGATTCTCAACCCTGCTCCACCCTGCCAGTCTTTTCCTCCTTCATCACAAATCACAATGTTGCTTGTGTTCCATCGTTCATGGGCCTTAAGGTAGAATACACAAATTAGGTGTAAATTCTCGTTCCTTTCTAAAGGAAGTGCTTTTTTCTTTCTGTCTTTCTGTTCTACTGTGAATGCCTTGTTGTAGTATgtaggatggcgcagtggtgagagcactcaccttccaccaatgtggcccggggtTAGATTCCCAGACTCGAAGTCATacgtaggttgagtttgttggttttgtaCTCTCCACTGAGAGGTTTTCCgtcgggtactccagttttcccctctcctcaaaaccaacgtttgctttgatttgtgttaattgttgatttcagtttacagtgtctccaattaatGCCCCAGCGCTAGAACTATACACTTTTAAATAAAggtcttttccttttctttcctttccttccttatGTCCCGGAATGCGAATGAGATTGGGAAAAGCGAGCAATCGTGAAGTGCGCGTGTGCTTCGGATAACATCTCTTTCTTTTAAAGCCTTTGTGGACTACCTTGGTACCTTAAAACATTACACTAAGTTCTTCTCTTACACAGGAGTGCAACAAGTGAACGAAATTCAGGCTTGGCGCATTGTTTTGAGATATCTGACCAGAAGAGAAACGCGTATTGCTCGGTTGACCGGATCTTTTAGGTGTTTAATTTAAAATCAGTTTCGTAGTTAACGAAATAGACAGAAAGTAGCTAAAGCCTCCTCAGTATGCCCAAAATACACGTTCATTATAAAGGGGTGCAAAAAATTAAATCGTGCGTGACTCACCGAATATGTGCTGTTAAAAACTGATTGTGGTAAGAACAATTAACGCCAATAGCTTTGAAGTGGTTGAAGACATCTTAATCATTGAACCACTGACATTAACTTCATCAGCAAAATTGGTCAATTATCTTAAATACTCAGAAATTTACCAATATTTACTTTTGACTAACAGCGGAAACAATCAAAGGTCACACAAACCAATGTAATACCTTAGGAACCGTGCAGCCCGTTAAAGTGTTTGCGCTATAGCTACAGAATCTAAAATCTCCTCGAATTAACCTTCaataaccctttaacacccaaGAGCCcctatgaaaaaaattaaattttaattccATCTTTGCCTCATACAGCTTATAGTAAGTCAATAATTCTAGCATGAACTTAAAATTGACGTCATAACAGTATCAATGTGAGACCGCCCCAGCTTAGCTTGGGAAAATTATTGCTCGGTTGATGGCAGATGTATACCACTGTTCCCAACATTGTCATCATCTCTGGGATTTCACTGTCTCTGTTCTTTTCAACGAGATACCGTAAAAACCAAAACCCCTTACGAAGTTGCATAAGCCCAAGGCTTGTAACACGAAGTTTGCGGTATTTTCTTGGCTTCTCTATTTCCTTCCATTCGCAGCGGGTGAAGCTTCTGGAAGGCAAACTTGATGGACACCGAAGATCCTGAAAGACAAACGATATTATATATAAAAATTcagagtccattacccaagagtaagaatctggtatcagaaTTGTCCCCATCAGCAACGggaaagtgtctatttttaaaccaggtttgcgggaaaataaacaatagaccaaatcggcgaactcaatgttgtatttgcattataatgtagcatttacatttaaaagaaagtaaaatacatggaacaaaacgttttatttacaaAGGGTTtgattgggtacaacattgacgTTACGGTAGCAGATTTGGTCAATTGTTTAcattcccgcaaaacttggtttaaaaacagacacttttctgacacTGATGAggactaggccaattt containing:
- the LOC138006116 gene encoding dickkopf-related protein 3-like, encoding MKLKSNWWLLIITTLSQFWFLSAIPRKQTSLKQRWKKETKSSHDERVKKAIMPDPQMNSEMPSIGSEDAERAQPRMLAPGYYSQECNAHKPCDQGRYCHMFLCVHCLKENVACTQNGQCCKGQCTYGRCKKDAAAGAPGTFCDRHDDCRDPPGTCCVRESAINPHISICKPPLEENMVCGPINFFKNVYIGAQLQQACGPCKAGLVCKQVGIFGVHEICVKEDDKK